GGCAAGACCATCCAGGCCGTCGGTCAAATTTACTGCATTAGAGGTTCCCACAATCACCAAGGCTGCAAAGAGGATGTAACACCATCCCAGGTCAGGATTTATCTCCTTTAGAAAGGGAACACTCACATGGGTATCAAAATCCGGACGCATGTAAAGAAGTCCTCCAACCAGCAACCCTATGGCCGCTTGCATCAAAAACTTACTCCTTGCCCGCAACCCTCTGCTTTGTTTTTTTCGCTGCATCAGGTAGTCATCCAAAAATCCGATGGCGCCATAGCTGACCGTCACAAGGAGCACCATCCAGACAAAGAAGTTTGTCAAGTTACTCCAAAGGAGTACAGCAGTAAAAACGGCAAATAGAATCAATAGACCACCCATTGTCGGGGTGCCGGTTTTAGTCGTGTGAGTTGAAGGACCGTCATCCCTCACATACTGGCATACCTGATACTCTGTCAGTTTTCTTATAACCCATGGTCCAAGCAATAAAGATATCAACAGGGCCGTGAGGCTGGCATAGATCGTACGGAACGTAATGTAGCGAAATACATTGAACGCCGAGAAAGTCGTATGAAGCGGGTATAGTAAATGATAAAGCATGGCTTATCTGTTAGTCATGAGTTACTGGTCATTAGTCATCTATCATTGTTCATTTGTTATTGGTTAATGGTCAATGTTCGATGATAAATGGCTGCTATCTTCTCCATTAGCCAAAGTGTGACTGCAACCCCTCCACCACATTTTCCATGGCCATAAGCCGCGAACCCTTCACCAGGACCCAATCCCCCGGACCTAGACGGCCCTTGACCGCATCCAGGATCTCCTCATGGCTACCGATGAAAATCTTTCCGGCATCCATCCCCGCCCCTGCGGCCCCTTCTGCCACAACCGGCGCGAAGTCACCTGTGGCATAGAGCCGGGCAATGCCCCTGCGGGCAACCAATATGCCTAGATCTTTGTGGGCCTTCTTGGCGTGTTCACCCAGTTCAAGCATATCTCCTGCGATCAATATACCTCTGCCGTTTCCCTTCAAAGCGCCTAACGTATCAATCGCCAGCGCCATGGAGCCGGGGTTGGCATTATAGGTATCATTAATCAGGTAGATTCCCGCGGGAAGCGTTATGATCTCCATGCGCCCTGGCAACGGGACTACGGACTCCAAGCCCTCCTTGACCTCCTCAATGGAAAGGCCGACTCGGTACCCCACGGCAGCTGAAGCCAAGGCATTGTAGATGGCGCCGCTTCCCCAAATGCCCAGACGTACGCGAATTGACTCATCGTACCAACAAAGGTCAAATGAACAGCCGGAAGCAGTCTGAGACACCGGCGTTGCCCATACCTCAGCCGAGCCGTGAATCCCGAAGCTAATCACACGTCCGTCAAACTGCTCGGCGAGCCGGCAAATCCTTTTGTCATCGATATTCAGCACTGCCGTTCCGTCTTCACCCAAAACCTCAAGGAGTTCGCCCTTTGCCTTCATCACCCCGTCTATATTCTTCACACCCTCCAGGTGGCCTGCTTCTATATTGGTGATCACACCTATCTGAGGCGTGCAGATTCGGGAAAGCCGCCCGATCTCCCCGGGGTGATTCATGGCCAGTTCAAGAACAGCCCATTCATGCTCTTCCGTCAAGCGCAACAGGGTAAGCGGCAACCCAATCAGATTGTTGAAATTCCCGGACGTTTTCAACACCGAAAATGCCCGGCTCAACACGGCCGCTGTCATTTCCTTTGTAGTTGTCTTGCCGTTCGTGCCGGTTATGGCCACAACCGAGGCTTCACTTTGCCTGCGATGAAACGCGGCCATGTCGCCCAAAGCCTTAAGCGTGTCCGGCACAACAATCCAGCAGCGGTCCTTTCCCGGGCCAGGCGCATCTGACCTCGTAAACGCTTCGCTAACAAGGACGCCCAGGGCGCCTTTCTCAAGGGCCATATGCACAAACTGGTGCCCGTCATATTTCTGTCCGGTAATGGCCACAAAAAGCTCGCCACCTCGAATGGCGCGGGAATCCGTGGAAATCGCCCTAAAGCGAATTCTCTCCTCGCCAAAGCCTAAGCGACCACCCGTGGCCTCCAATACGTCAGAAATGCTCCAGGATGTTAGGTCATTAGTCATTGGTCATCAGTAACCGGCATCTTGCATCGGGCATCTATAACAAAGATTACTTACTGTGGTTCCTCATCGACAAGCTCTCAAGTACCTTTTTTGCTTCCACCCGGTCATCAAAAGGCACAGTCTTCTCACCTATAATCTGGTACGTCTCGTGCCCTTTGCCTGCGATAAGAACCGTATCTCCACGTCTGGCTGCATTGAGTCCCAAGGCAATGGCGCGTCTTCTGTCCGGCTCTACCGTGTAGCCTGGTCTGTCAAACCCATTTGCCAAGTCCTTGGGCTCGTACCTGCAGCCCTGCACTGAAGCCGTGCCAGCCGTGATTTCGGACAGGATTTCTTCAGGCGCCTCTGTACGTGGATTATCGGAGGTTAGCACCGAAAGATCGCACAACCGTCCTGCCGCCGCCCCCATCATAGGGCGCTTTTCTCGATCCCGATCACCCCCGCAACCGAATATGGTGATCAGCCGGCCGGAGGCAAGTCCTTTCAAAGCGGTCAGAACGTTTTCCAGGGCATCCGGCGTGTGGGCATAATCTATGAACACGCAAAGCCCTGCCTCGTTAACAACGGGCTCAAGCCTCCCCGGGACACCCTGAAG
The Deltaproteobacteria bacterium DNA segment above includes these coding regions:
- a CDS encoding phospho-N-acetylmuramoyl-pentapeptide-transferase, with product MLYHLLYPLHTTFSAFNVFRYITFRTIYASLTALLISLLLGPWVIRKLTEYQVCQYVRDDGPSTHTTKTGTPTMGGLLILFAVFTAVLLWSNLTNFFVWMVLLVTVSYGAIGFLDDYLMQRKKQSRGLRARSKFLMQAAIGLLVGGLLYMRPDFDTHVSVPFLKEINPDLGWCYILFAALVIVGTSNAVNLTDGLDGLAIGPVTVAAATYVVLSYVSGHAKIANYLQIQYVAGSGELAVFCGAVVGAGMGFLWYNTYPAQMFMGDVGSLPLGGALGAAAVMTKHEILLALVGGIFVLETLSVIFQVGFFKVSNGRRIFRMAPLHHHFELKGWAEPKVIVRFWIIAIFLGLLSLSTLKLR
- a CDS encoding UDP-N-acetylmuramoyl-tripeptide--D-alanyl-D-alanine ligase; its protein translation is MTNDLTSWSISDVLEATGGRLGFGEERIRFRAISTDSRAIRGGELFVAITGQKYDGHQFVHMALEKGALGVLVSEAFTRSDAPGPGKDRCWIVVPDTLKALGDMAAFHRRQSEASVVAITGTNGKTTTKEMTAAVLSRAFSVLKTSGNFNNLIGLPLTLLRLTEEHEWAVLELAMNHPGEIGRLSRICTPQIGVITNIEAGHLEGVKNIDGVMKAKGELLEVLGEDGTAVLNIDDKRICRLAEQFDGRVISFGIHGSAEVWATPVSQTASGCSFDLCWYDESIRVRLGIWGSGAIYNALASAAVGYRVGLSIEEVKEGLESVVPLPGRMEIITLPAGIYLINDTYNANPGSMALAIDTLGALKGNGRGILIAGDMLELGEHAKKAHKDLGILVARRGIARLYATGDFAPVVAEGAAGAGMDAGKIFIGSHEEILDAVKGRLGPGDWVLVKGSRLMAMENVVEGLQSHFG